In the genome of Streptomyces sp. V2I9, one region contains:
- a CDS encoding gamma-aminobutyraldehyde dehydrogenase, whose protein sequence is MTTEVRRLRNYINGEFRDAADGRTIDVVNPVTEEVYATSPLSGQADVDAAMEAAAAAFPAWRDTTPAERQKALLKIADAFEERAEDLIAAESENTGKPIGLTRSEEIPPAVDQIRFFAGAARLLEGRSAGEYMEGLTSIVRREPVGVCAQVAPWNYPLMMAVWKFAPALAAGNTVVIKPSDTTPASTVLMAEIMGQILPKGVFNVLCGDRDTGRAMVEHPTPAMASITGSVRAGMQVAESAAKDVKRVHLELGGKAPVVVFEDADIAKTVAGVSEAGFFNAGQDCTAATRVLVHESIHDDFVTALAKAAADTKTGQPDDEDVAYGPLNNANQLKQVSGFIERLPAHAKVEAGGHRVGDKGYFYAPTVVSGLKQDDEIIQNEVFGPVITVQSFSDEKQAVEYANGVEYALASSVWTQNHSRAMRMSKNLDFGCVWINTHIPLVAEMPHGGFKKSGYGKDLSAYGFEDYTRIKHVMTSIED, encoded by the coding sequence GTGACCACCGAGGTGCGCCGTCTGCGCAACTACATCAACGGAGAGTTCCGGGACGCCGCGGACGGGCGGACCATCGACGTGGTCAACCCGGTGACGGAAGAGGTCTACGCGACCTCGCCGCTCTCCGGCCAGGCCGACGTCGACGCCGCCATGGAGGCCGCCGCCGCGGCCTTCCCCGCCTGGCGCGACACCACGCCCGCCGAGCGCCAGAAGGCTCTGCTGAAGATCGCGGACGCCTTCGAGGAGCGGGCCGAGGACCTGATCGCCGCCGAGTCGGAGAACACCGGCAAGCCGATCGGGCTGACCCGCAGCGAGGAGATCCCGCCGGCGGTGGACCAGATCCGCTTCTTCGCGGGGGCCGCCCGGCTGCTGGAGGGCCGTTCGGCCGGCGAGTACATGGAGGGCCTGACCTCCATCGTCCGCCGCGAGCCGGTCGGCGTCTGCGCCCAGGTCGCGCCGTGGAACTATCCGCTGATGATGGCCGTCTGGAAGTTCGCCCCGGCCCTCGCCGCGGGCAACACGGTCGTCATCAAGCCGTCCGACACCACCCCGGCGTCGACCGTGCTGATGGCCGAGATCATGGGCCAGATCCTCCCCAAGGGCGTCTTCAACGTCCTGTGCGGCGACCGGGACACCGGCCGCGCCATGGTCGAGCACCCGACCCCCGCGATGGCCTCCATCACCGGTTCGGTCCGGGCCGGCATGCAGGTCGCCGAGTCCGCCGCCAAGGACGTCAAGCGCGTCCACCTGGAGCTGGGCGGCAAGGCGCCCGTCGTGGTCTTCGAGGACGCCGACATCGCCAAGACGGTCGCGGGCGTCTCCGAGGCGGGCTTCTTCAACGCCGGCCAGGACTGTACGGCCGCCACCCGCGTCCTGGTCCACGAGTCGATCCACGACGACTTCGTCACGGCGCTCGCCAAGGCCGCCGCCGACACGAAGACCGGGCAGCCGGACGACGAGGACGTGGCGTACGGCCCGCTCAACAACGCCAACCAGCTCAAGCAGGTCAGCGGCTTCATCGAGCGGCTCCCCGCCCACGCCAAGGTCGAGGCGGGCGGCCACCGGGTCGGTGACAAGGGCTACTTCTACGCCCCGACCGTCGTCTCCGGCCTGAAGCAGGACGACGAGATCATCCAGAACGAGGTCTTCGGCCCCGTCATCACCGTCCAGTCCTTCAGCGACGAGAAGCAGGCCGTCGAGTACGCCAACGGCGTCGAGTACGCGCTGGCCTCCTCGGTGTGGACGCAGAACCACTCCCGCGCCATGCGCATGTCCAAGAACCTCGACTTCGGCTGCGTGTGGATCAACACCCACATCCCGCTGGTCGCCGAGATGCCGCACGGCGGGTTCAAGAAGTCCGGCTACGGCAAGGACCTCTCCGCCTACGGCTTCGAGGACTACACCCGCATCAAGCACGTCATGACGTCCATCGAGGACTGA
- a CDS encoding spermidine/putrescine ABC transporter substrate-binding protein: MSRRSLLRALGAGAAGAALAGCGVPAAFVEPGERAGHDSSAADRTLHFANWPLYIDTDDDDESKRPTLDAFTERTGISVTYTEEINDNDEFFGKISPALMNRRQTGRDLIVISDWMAARFVRLGWVQEMDRAKQPNVAKHLDPQLRTPAFDEGRRHSVPWQSGITGIAYNRRKLGREIRSTGELWADDLRGRVTLLSGLDESFALLMQGDGVDITRWTADDFHTMCEQVEKRVRSKHIRRFTGNDYIKDLATGDVLACQAYSGDVIQLQADNPDIAFVVPEEGAELWAESLMIPNLARHKRNAERLVDHYYDPEVAAELAAWVNYVCPVPAARDVLASSKDEETAALAEDPLIFPDDTMRERLAIARDITSEERMGFAKKWNSIVGL; the protein is encoded by the coding sequence ATGTCCCGCCGTTCCCTGCTGCGCGCCCTCGGGGCGGGAGCGGCCGGCGCCGCCCTGGCCGGCTGCGGGGTGCCGGCGGCCTTCGTCGAGCCCGGCGAGCGGGCCGGACACGACAGCTCCGCCGCCGACCGCACGCTCCACTTCGCCAACTGGCCGCTCTACATCGACACCGATGACGACGACGAGTCGAAGCGCCCCACGCTGGACGCCTTCACCGAGCGGACCGGGATCTCCGTCACGTACACCGAGGAGATCAACGACAACGACGAATTCTTCGGCAAGATCAGCCCCGCGCTGATGAACCGCCGGCAGACCGGCCGGGACCTGATCGTCATCAGCGACTGGATGGCCGCCCGCTTCGTCCGGCTCGGCTGGGTCCAGGAGATGGACCGCGCGAAGCAGCCCAACGTCGCCAAGCACCTCGACCCCCAGCTGCGCACCCCCGCCTTCGACGAGGGACGGCGCCACAGCGTCCCGTGGCAGTCCGGGATCACCGGCATCGCCTACAACCGCAGGAAGCTCGGCCGCGAGATCCGCTCCACGGGAGAACTGTGGGCCGACGACCTGCGCGGGCGGGTCACCCTGCTCTCCGGGCTCGACGAGTCGTTCGCGCTGCTGATGCAGGGCGACGGGGTCGACATCACCCGCTGGACGGCCGACGACTTCCACACGATGTGCGAGCAGGTCGAGAAGCGGGTCCGCTCGAAGCACATCCGCCGCTTCACCGGCAACGACTACATCAAGGACCTCGCCACCGGCGACGTGCTCGCCTGCCAGGCGTACTCCGGCGACGTCATCCAACTCCAGGCCGACAACCCCGACATCGCCTTCGTGGTCCCGGAGGAGGGCGCCGAGCTGTGGGCCGAGTCGCTGATGATCCCCAACCTCGCCCGGCACAAGCGCAACGCGGAGCGCCTGGTGGACCACTACTACGATCCCGAGGTCGCCGCCGAACTCGCCGCCTGGGTCAACTACGTCTGCCCCGTGCCCGCCGCCCGCGACGTCCTGGCCTCCTCCAAGGACGAGGAGACGGCCGCGCTCGCCGAGGACCCGCTCATCTTCCCCGACGACACGATGCGCGAACGGCTCGCCATCGCGCGCGACATCACCTCCGAGGAACGCATGGGCTTCGCCAAGAAGTGGAACTCCATCGTCGGCCTGTGA
- a CDS encoding SAM-dependent methyltransferase — protein sequence MDPRPQTAAARIRSDVAHNARVWNYWLGGKDNYPVDRAVGDQVTGMYPSIGEVARADRAFLGRVVRHLAGDVGVDQFLDIGTGLPTVNNTHEIAQHTAPHARIVYVDNDPIVLAHARALLSSSLEGATEYIDADAHRPEEILRAAEPTLDLGRPVAVMMLGILNFVLDTDEARSIVRTLMAAVPSGSHLVLTHPTLELGGEGNEAAMRFWNENATPPITARSREEVASFLDGLEILEPGIVSCSRWRTNPREPEVAQFGVVARKP from the coding sequence ATGGACCCCCGCCCGCAGACAGCCGCCGCCCGGATACGCTCCGACGTCGCGCACAACGCCCGTGTGTGGAACTACTGGCTGGGCGGCAAGGACAACTACCCGGTGGACCGGGCGGTGGGCGACCAGGTGACCGGGATGTACCCGAGCATCGGCGAAGTGGCCCGTGCGGACCGGGCGTTCCTCGGACGGGTGGTGCGTCATCTGGCCGGGGACGTGGGCGTGGACCAGTTCCTCGACATCGGCACCGGGCTGCCGACCGTGAACAACACCCATGAGATCGCCCAGCACACCGCGCCGCACGCGCGGATCGTGTACGTGGACAACGACCCGATCGTGCTGGCCCACGCCCGCGCCCTGCTGAGCAGTTCGCTGGAGGGCGCGACCGAGTACATCGACGCCGACGCGCACCGCCCGGAGGAGATCCTGCGGGCCGCCGAGCCCACCCTGGACCTGGGGCGGCCGGTCGCGGTGATGATGCTCGGCATTCTGAACTTCGTGCTGGACACGGACGAGGCCCGGTCGATCGTGCGGACGCTGATGGCGGCGGTGCCCTCGGGCAGCCACCTGGTGCTGACCCACCCGACGCTGGAGCTCGGCGGCGAGGGCAACGAGGCGGCGATGCGCTTCTGGAACGAGAACGCCACCCCGCCGATCACCGCCCGCAGCCGGGAGGAGGTCGCCTCGTTCCTGGACGGGCTGGAGATCCTGGAGCCGGGGATCGTCTCCTGCTCCCGCTGGCGGACGAACCCGCGGGAGCCGGAGGTCGCCCAGTTCGGCGTGGTGGCCCGGAAGCCCTGA
- a CDS encoding glycerophosphodiester phosphodiesterase, producing the protein MADTVTPLPRVTAVAHRGDPYLARENTLPSIRSALERGADAVEIDVRVTRDGVPVLLHDATLERLWGHDRRLDRIDHAELEELTGGGVPTLREALLTAGAHRVMVDLPGSTDASVRKIVGAVRECGADDRVYYCANAGAMLRVRAADPSAEIALTWSTPAPPRPELLAAVRPRWLNYRFGLVSRELTDRAHRDGLLVSAWTADTKRTMRRLIGRGVDSITTNRIDALRQVLANSPGHGAS; encoded by the coding sequence ATGGCCGACACCGTCACCCCGCTCCCCCGCGTCACCGCCGTAGCCCATCGCGGCGACCCGTACCTCGCCCGCGAGAACACCCTGCCCTCGATCCGCTCCGCCCTCGAACGGGGGGCGGACGCGGTCGAGATCGACGTACGGGTGACCCGCGACGGGGTGCCCGTGCTGCTGCACGACGCGACGCTGGAACGACTGTGGGGCCACGACCGGCGCCTCGACCGCATCGACCACGCGGAGCTGGAGGAACTGACCGGCGGCGGGGTGCCCACGCTCCGCGAGGCGCTCCTCACGGCCGGGGCACACCGGGTGATGGTGGACCTGCCCGGCTCCACGGACGCCTCGGTGCGAAAGATCGTCGGGGCGGTCCGGGAGTGCGGGGCGGACGACCGGGTGTACTACTGCGCGAACGCCGGGGCGATGCTGCGGGTGCGCGCCGCCGACCCGTCCGCCGAGATCGCCCTGACCTGGAGCACGCCGGCCCCGCCGCGCCCGGAACTGCTGGCGGCGGTCAGGCCGCGCTGGCTGAACTACCGCTTCGGCCTGGTGAGCCGGGAGCTGACGGACCGGGCGCACCGGGACGGCCTGCTCGTCTCCGCGTGGACGGCCGACACGAAGCGCACGATGCGCAGGCTGATCGGCCGGGGGGTCGACTCGATCACCACCAACCGGATCGACGCGCTCCGCCAGGTGCTGGCCAACTCGCCCGGACACGGGGCTTCTTGA
- a CDS encoding adenosine deaminase, protein MTDPHPFIAGLPKAELHVHHVGSASPRIVAELAARHPDSRVPTDPEALADYFTFTDFAHFIEVYLSVVDLVRTPEDVRLLTFEVARDMARQNIRYAELTVTPYSSTRRGIPEAGFMEAIEDARKAAEAELGVVLRWCFDIPGEAGLQAAEETARLAVERRPDGLVSFGLGGPEIGVERPQFKPYFDRAIAEGLHSVPHAGETTGPQTVWDALTALRAERIGHGTSSVRDPKLLEHLAEHRIALEVCPTSNIATRAVTDIEQHPIREMVRAGVQVTVNSDDPPMFGTDLNNEYAVAARLLELDERGIADLAKNAVEASFLDPAGKRKLAEEIDTYTANWLRAPGR, encoded by the coding sequence ATGACCGACCCGCATCCCTTCATCGCCGGGCTGCCCAAGGCCGAGCTGCACGTCCACCACGTCGGGTCGGCCTCGCCCCGGATCGTCGCGGAGCTGGCCGCCCGCCACCCGGACTCCCGGGTCCCCACGGATCCGGAGGCCCTGGCCGACTACTTCACCTTCACCGACTTCGCCCACTTCATCGAGGTCTACCTCTCGGTGGTGGACCTGGTCCGCACCCCCGAGGACGTCCGGCTGCTCACCTTCGAGGTGGCGCGGGACATGGCCCGGCAGAACATCCGGTACGCGGAACTGACCGTGACCCCGTACAGCTCGACCCGCCGGGGCATCCCCGAGGCGGGGTTCATGGAGGCCATCGAGGACGCGCGCAAGGCCGCCGAGGCCGAGCTGGGCGTCGTCCTGCGCTGGTGCTTCGACATTCCGGGCGAGGCCGGGCTCCAGGCGGCCGAGGAGACCGCCCGGCTCGCGGTGGAGCGGCGGCCCGACGGGCTGGTCTCCTTCGGTCTCGGCGGGCCCGAGATCGGGGTGGAGCGGCCGCAGTTCAAGCCCTACTTCGACCGGGCCATCGCCGAGGGCCTGCACTCGGTGCCGCACGCCGGGGAGACCACCGGGCCGCAGACGGTCTGGGACGCGCTGACCGCGCTGCGCGCCGAGCGCATCGGCCACGGCACCAGTTCCGTACGGGACCCGAAGCTGCTGGAGCACCTCGCCGAGCACCGGATCGCCCTGGAGGTGTGCCCGACGTCGAACATCGCCACCCGCGCGGTCACCGACATCGAGCAGCACCCCATCCGGGAGATGGTCCGGGCCGGCGTGCAGGTCACGGTCAACAGCGACGACCCGCCGATGTTCGGCACCGACCTCAACAACGAGTACGCGGTGGCGGCCCGGCTGCTGGAGCTGGACGAGCGGGGCATCGCGGACCTCGCGAAGAACGCCGTGGAGGCGTCGTTCCTCGACCCGGCGGGCAAGCGGAAGCTGGCCGAGGAGATCGACACGTACACGGCGAACTGGCTCCGGGCGCCCGGCCGCTGA